In one Alphaproteobacteria bacterium genomic region, the following are encoded:
- the tilS gene encoding tRNA lysidine(34) synthetase TilS, which yields MHPDGTSGKTVEARPIEAAEFDAAMAPLLGAVDGCLTVACSGGPDSIALVVLAAEWAGRHGIPVQAVTVDHGLRPEAPAEAESVAESLNAQGIPAIALHHEGAIPKSDVQAAAREIRYRLLADWLSVRTGKAVLLAHHQDDQAETLLLRLGRGSGVDGLSAMAPVTHRDGLILLRPLLGFPKARLEATAVRSGLPIVRDPSNENGGFARVRVRRLREMLAAEGMTPARLAETASRMARARAALEAARDRFIETQAQSDPTGFLTFAPGPFADLPEEVALRVLSHSVRILGGRAHPPRERYLTALHEAIVSGQLGGGRTLAGTKVSVWRDGILVCREPAGVAAPILLRDGVTWDSRFVCRLAVDPAHEGGGLWEVGALGRQGVTEARKSGPEALNRLPGPVRAAIPAVRRNGRIVSVPHLDLYGDGPLPKGGIAFRAVSDAWGVGFQRVLPFSNPAARPM from the coding sequence ATGCACCCAGACGGCACATCCGGCAAAACTGTCGAAGCCAGACCGATCGAAGCCGCCGAGTTCGACGCGGCCATGGCGCCCTTGTTGGGGGCGGTCGACGGCTGCTTGACCGTCGCCTGTTCGGGCGGCCCCGACAGTATCGCGCTGGTCGTCCTGGCAGCCGAATGGGCCGGGCGGCATGGCATCCCGGTTCAGGCGGTTACGGTTGATCACGGTCTGCGACCGGAAGCTCCTGCGGAAGCCGAGAGTGTCGCCGAATCCCTGAATGCCCAAGGCATCCCGGCGATCGCGCTGCATCACGAGGGTGCGATTCCCAAAAGCGATGTACAGGCGGCGGCCCGGGAGATTCGATATCGACTGCTGGCCGATTGGCTTTCCGTGCGCACCGGCAAGGCGGTACTGCTGGCGCACCATCAGGACGATCAGGCGGAGACACTGCTGTTGCGCCTTGGGCGTGGGAGCGGGGTGGACGGCCTGTCCGCCATGGCACCGGTCACACACAGAGACGGTCTGATCCTGCTGCGTCCGCTGCTGGGCTTTCCCAAGGCCCGCCTTGAAGCCACCGCGGTGCGGTCGGGCCTGCCGATCGTGCGGGATCCTTCGAATGAGAACGGGGGGTTTGCGCGGGTCCGGGTCCGGAGGCTTCGGGAAATGCTCGCGGCGGAGGGCATGACGCCCGCTCGACTGGCAGAAACGGCGTCCCGCATGGCGCGGGCACGGGCAGCCCTGGAAGCCGCGCGGGATCGGTTTATCGAAACCCAGGCCCAATCGGACCCGACCGGGTTTCTGACCTTCGCGCCGGGACCCTTCGCCGACTTGCCGGAGGAGGTTGCTCTGAGGGTTCTCTCGCATTCCGTCCGCATCCTGGGCGGTCGCGCCCATCCGCCGCGTGAGAGATATCTGACGGCCTTGCACGAAGCGATCGTTTCCGGACAACTGGGGGGCGGTAGGACGCTGGCAGGAACGAAGGTTTCGGTCTGGCGGGACGGGATTCTGGTTTGCCGGGAACCGGCCGGCGTCGCGGCGCCGATTTTGCTGCGGGACGGAGTGACGTGGGACAGTCGCTTTGTCTGTCGCCTGGCCGTGGATCCGGCGCACGAGGGCGGAGGCCTCTGGGAGGTCGGCGCGCTGGGACGGCAGGGCGTGACGGAAGCCCGGAAATCCGGGCCGGAAGCCCTGAACCGTTTGCCAGGGCCGGTCCGCGCCGCCATCCCCGCAGTTCGTCGAAATGGCCGGATTGTCAGCGTTCCGCACCTGGATCTGTATGGCGACGGGCCATTGCCGAAAGGCGGGATTGCATTTCGGGCGGTATCGGACGCCTGGGGAGTGGGCTTTCAAAGGGTTCTGCCCTTTTCAAACCCGGCTGCGCGACCTATGTAG
- the tolB gene encoding Tol-Pal system beta propeller repeat protein TolB — MGMRRAFVTSLAMILALAAVVFTTASVRAEVRIDITRGNIEPLPIAIPEFFGLNQQEGELGRQIADVVQANLVNSGLFRAIDRAAFNQDSKSLAVRPRFDSWRKIDAQALVSGKVTVEPDGRVSVEFRLWDVFAAEHMLGRRYSADGANWRRVAHVVSDAIYKRITGEDGYFDSQIVYVAKSGPKDNRTHRLAIMDQDGANHRYLTDGSSLVVKPRFSPARKEIVYLDFYDNTPRVYLFNLETGRREVLGPFNGMTFSPRFSPDGNRVVLTYEDRGNSEIYVMDLRTRQSTRLTKDPSIDTSPSFSADGQRIVFESDRGGTQQIYVMNADGTDQHRISFGEGRYGTPVWSPRGDLIAFTKILQGQFYIGVMRPDGTGERLLVQGYHNEGPTWSPNGRVLMYYRETRGEDATSFLYSIDVTGYNERRIPTPGLAADPAWSPLNR; from the coding sequence ATGGGAATGAGACGCGCCTTCGTTACCTCACTGGCAATGATCCTGGCCCTGGCCGCGGTCGTATTCACGACCGCGTCTGTCCGGGCGGAAGTCCGGATCGACATCACGCGCGGCAATATCGAGCCGCTGCCGATCGCGATCCCGGAATTTTTCGGTCTCAATCAGCAGGAAGGTGAACTCGGCCGCCAGATCGCCGATGTGGTTCAAGCCAACCTGGTCAACTCCGGCCTGTTCCGGGCCATTGACCGCGCGGCCTTCAACCAGGATTCCAAGAGCCTGGCGGTCCGTCCGCGCTTCGATTCCTGGCGCAAGATCGACGCCCAGGCACTGGTCAGCGGCAAGGTGACCGTGGAACCGGACGGCCGGGTTTCGGTCGAGTTCCGGTTGTGGGACGTCTTCGCTGCGGAGCACATGCTGGGACGGCGCTATTCGGCTGACGGCGCCAACTGGCGACGGGTCGCGCATGTGGTCTCCGACGCGATCTACAAGCGGATCACAGGCGAAGACGGCTATTTCGACAGCCAGATCGTTTATGTCGCGAAGAGCGGCCCGAAGGACAATCGTACCCATCGCCTCGCCATCATGGATCAGGATGGTGCCAACCATCGCTATCTGACCGACGGCAGCAGCCTTGTCGTTAAGCCGCGCTTCTCGCCGGCCCGCAAGGAAATCGTCTATCTCGATTTCTATGACAACACCCCGCGCGTCTATCTCTTCAATCTGGAAACGGGACGTCGCGAGGTGCTGGGACCGTTCAATGGGATGACCTTCTCGCCGCGCTTCTCGCCGGATGGAAACCGGGTCGTGCTGACCTATGAGGATCGCGGCAATTCCGAGATCTACGTCATGGACCTGCGGACGCGGCAGTCGACGCGACTGACCAAAGATCCGTCGATCGACACGTCGCCCAGCTTCTCCGCAGACGGGCAGCGTATCGTGTTCGAATCCGACCGTGGCGGTACGCAACAGATTTATGTCATGAATGCGGACGGGACGGACCAGCATCGCATCAGCTTCGGGGAAGGGCGCTACGGTACACCGGTCTGGTCGCCGCGCGGTGATCTGATCGCCTTCACGAAAATCCTGCAGGGCCAGTTCTATATCGGCGTGATGCGTCCGGACGGAACCGGTGAGCGACTTCTGGTGCAGGGCTATCACAATGAAGGTCCGACCTGGTCGCCGAACGGTCGGGTTTTGATGTACTATCGAGAGACACGCGGCGAAGACGCGACCTCGTTCCTCTATTCCATCGATGTGACAGGCTATAACGAACGCCGGATTCCGACACCGGGACTGGCGGCGGACCCGGCCTGGTCGCCTCTCAATCGGTAG
- a CDS encoding class I SAM-dependent methyltransferase, which translates to MEPETYRHMATVEESHWWFKGRRRVVTAALRRLLGDFNPDCRILELGCGVGGNLEMLSRFGRVDAVEPDAWAAGKSREKGCAAVLQGALPDHLPEDLAPAYDLIAMLDVLEHIDDAPGALAAIHGRIVSNGRLLLTVPAYPWMYGDHDRRHHHLRRYTRSTLRAELRGAGFDICFMGHFNLLLLPPAVLVRLAQRYTPFLKGDDEARGATGPANTVLNAIFALESPLAARIPFPAGLSILAVARPL; encoded by the coding sequence ATGGAGCCTGAAACCTATCGCCACATGGCGACGGTCGAAGAAAGCCATTGGTGGTTCAAGGGACGGCGGCGCGTCGTGACGGCCGCTCTTCGGCGGCTCCTGGGCGATTTCAATCCCGACTGCCGCATCCTGGAACTCGGCTGCGGCGTCGGCGGCAATCTTGAGATGCTCTCACGGTTCGGACGTGTCGATGCCGTCGAACCGGATGCGTGGGCGGCGGGCAAATCGCGCGAGAAGGGATGTGCGGCCGTCCTGCAGGGTGCATTGCCCGATCACCTGCCGGAGGATTTGGCACCCGCCTATGACCTGATCGCGATGTTGGACGTGCTGGAGCATATCGACGATGCGCCCGGCGCCCTGGCGGCGATCCATGGCCGTATCGTGTCCAACGGCCGTCTGCTGCTTACCGTTCCCGCCTATCCGTGGATGTATGGCGACCACGACCGGCGCCACCATCATCTGCGGCGTTATACGCGATCCACACTGCGGGCCGAGCTGCGCGGCGCGGGTTTCGACATCTGTTTCATGGGGCATTTCAATCTGCTGCTGTTGCCACCCGCTGTCCTGGTGCGTCTTGCTCAGCGATATACGCCCTTTCTGAAAGGCGATGACGAAGCGCGCGGCGCGACCGGCCCCGCCAACACCGTGCTGAACGCCATCTTCGCCCTGGAATCGCCCCTGGCCGCCCGCATCCCATTCCCGGCCGGCCTGTCGATCCTGGCGGTCGCGCGGCCGCTCTAA
- the ftsH gene encoding ATP-dependent zinc metalloprotease FtsH translates to MNFFGKNLALWIVIILLLLFLINAFDGNRSQVQSEATAYSEFLSQVESGQVKSVKIDGQQITGSYTSGAPFVTYAPEDPNLVRTLTERGVRVEAIPPDNSISLAAILLNALPILILIAFWFFIFRQMQGGGGKAMGFGKSKAKLLTEKHGRVLFEDVAGIDEAKQELQEVVEFLRDPQKFQRLGGKIPKGVLLVGPPGTGKTLTARAVAGEANVPFFTISGSDFVEMFVGVGASRVRDMFEQGKKNAPCIIFIDEIDAVGRHRGAGLGGGNDEREQTLNQLLVEMDGFEANEGVILIAATNRPDVLDPALLRPGRFDRQVVVPNPDILGREKILKVHMRKVPTAPDVDAKVIARGTPGFSGADLANLVNEAALLAARRNRKVVSMRELEDAKDKVLMGSERRSMVMSEEEKKLTAYHEAGHALVGIHVAGNDPLHKVTIIPRGRALGVTMNLPERDRLGYKKMEMNAKLAMMYGGRAAEDIIFGPENVTTGASNDLQQATNLARAMVTEYGMSDKLGRLRYNSNQDEVFLGHSVAREQNISEKTAEIIDSEIRRICEEAETLCYQVLRDHEDELHTLANALLEYETLSGDEVRRLLNGESIHRPEDDEPSAKTGHRASVPTTSKPAEPPPGAEPDPAE, encoded by the coding sequence GTGAATTTCTTCGGAAAGAACCTGGCACTCTGGATTGTCATCATTTTACTGCTGCTGTTCCTGATCAATGCCTTCGACGGCAATCGCAGTCAGGTCCAGTCCGAGGCCACCGCCTATTCCGAATTCCTGTCCCAGGTTGAATCGGGGCAGGTGAAGAGCGTCAAGATCGACGGGCAGCAGATCACCGGCAGCTATACATCGGGCGCGCCCTTTGTGACTTACGCGCCGGAAGATCCCAATCTGGTCCGTACGCTCACCGAACGCGGTGTGCGCGTCGAAGCGATCCCGCCGGATAACAGCATCTCGCTGGCCGCGATCCTGTTGAATGCGCTGCCGATCCTGATTCTCATCGCCTTCTGGTTCTTCATCTTTCGTCAGATGCAGGGTGGCGGCGGCAAGGCCATGGGTTTCGGCAAATCCAAGGCGAAGCTGCTGACTGAAAAGCACGGTCGCGTCCTTTTCGAGGATGTTGCCGGCATCGACGAGGCCAAGCAGGAACTGCAGGAGGTTGTCGAGTTTCTGCGCGACCCGCAGAAGTTCCAGCGCCTCGGCGGCAAGATTCCGAAAGGCGTTCTGCTGGTCGGTCCCCCGGGCACGGGTAAGACGCTGACGGCGCGCGCCGTGGCCGGCGAAGCGAATGTGCCCTTCTTCACGATTTCCGGGTCTGACTTCGTCGAAATGTTCGTCGGCGTGGGTGCCAGCCGCGTCCGCGACATGTTCGAACAGGGCAAGAAGAACGCGCCCTGCATCATCTTCATCGACGAAATCGACGCGGTCGGCCGTCATCGCGGCGCGGGCCTTGGCGGCGGGAACGATGAGCGTGAGCAGACGCTGAACCAGTTGCTGGTGGAGATGGACGGGTTCGAGGCGAATGAGGGCGTGATCCTGATCGCCGCGACCAACCGTCCGGACGTGCTCGACCCGGCGCTGCTGCGTCCCGGCCGCTTCGACCGTCAGGTCGTGGTGCCGAACCCCGACATTCTGGGCCGCGAAAAGATCCTGAAAGTCCACATGCGCAAAGTGCCGACCGCGCCGGATGTCGACGCGAAGGTCATTGCGCGCGGCACACCGGGCTTCTCCGGTGCCGATCTCGCCAACCTGGTGAACGAGGCCGCGCTTCTGGCCGCGCGCCGGAACCGCAAGGTCGTCTCGATGCGCGAGTTGGAAGACGCCAAGGACAAGGTCCTGATGGGGTCCGAGCGTCGCTCCATGGTGATGTCGGAGGAAGAGAAGAAGCTGACCGCCTATCACGAGGCCGGTCATGCCCTGGTCGGCATTCACGTTGCCGGCAACGATCCGCTGCATAAGGTGACCATCATCCCGCGAGGCCGTGCACTGGGCGTGACGATGAACCTGCCGGAGCGGGACCGCCTGGGCTACAAGAAGATGGAGATGAACGCGAAGCTGGCCATGATGTATGGCGGCCGCGCGGCGGAAGACATCATCTTCGGCCCGGAGAATGTGACCACCGGCGCGTCCAACGACCTGCAGCAGGCGACCAATCTGGCCCGCGCCATGGTCACCGAATATGGCATGTCCGACAAACTGGGCCGGTTGCGCTACAACTCCAATCAGGACGAGGTCTTCCTGGGTCATTCGGTGGCGCGCGAACAGAACATTTCCGAGAAGACCGCGGAAATCATCGATTCCGAAATCCGTCGGATCTGCGAGGAAGCTGAGACGCTGTGCTATCAGGTCCTGCGCGACCATGAGGACGAGTTGCACACGCTGGCCAATGCGCTGCTGGAATACGAGACGCTGTCTGGCGACGAGGTCCGCCGCCTGCTGAACGGGGAATCGATCCACCGTCCGGAAGATGACGAACCGTCGGCCAAGACCGGCCACCGCGCTTCGGTCCCGACCACCAGCAAGCCGGCCGAACCGCCCCCCGGCGCAGAGCCGGACCCGGCGGAGTAG
- a CDS encoding glutathione S-transferase, producing the protein MLTVYGRRSAFNVQKVLWFVAELGLEHRHIEKGGAHGGLDDPEFRRMNPHGKVPVLLHDGTAIWESHTILRYLAATFGAPDFWPSKPAERARIEQWMDWGQTVLQPDFLEGVFWRGFRTPEDKQDKAAIRAKIQRCSAHMTLLEREIGDRFFLLGDKPTLADIVIGTHLYRYFELDIERPSVPGVEAMYARLTARPAYRGTVMIPFEDMRGRLEY; encoded by the coding sequence ATGCTGACAGTCTACGGCCGTCGATCCGCGTTCAATGTTCAAAAGGTTCTGTGGTTCGTCGCCGAACTGGGGCTGGAACACCGTCACATTGAAAAAGGCGGCGCCCATGGCGGGCTGGATGACCCGGAATTCAGGCGGATGAATCCGCATGGAAAGGTGCCCGTGCTTCTGCATGATGGCACCGCGATCTGGGAATCGCATACCATTCTGCGCTATCTGGCCGCGACCTTCGGGGCGCCGGACTTCTGGCCGTCGAAACCGGCGGAGCGTGCCCGGATCGAACAGTGGATGGACTGGGGGCAGACGGTCCTGCAGCCGGACTTTCTGGAAGGGGTGTTCTGGCGAGGGTTCCGCACACCGGAGGACAAGCAGGACAAGGCCGCCATCCGCGCCAAGATCCAACGATGCTCCGCGCATATGACGCTGCTGGAACGGGAAATCGGCGACCGGTTCTTCCTGCTGGGGGACAAGCCGACACTGGCGGACATCGTTATCGGCACGCATCTGTACCGATACTTCGAACTGGATATTGAACGCCCTTCGGTGCCGGGGGTCGAAGCGATGTATGCGCGGCTGACCGCGCGTCCTGCCTATCGCGGCACTGTCATGATTCCTTTTGAGGACATGCGGGGACGGCTGGAGTATTAG
- a CDS encoding TonB C-terminal domain-containing protein: MRGPLVFSILFHIAILIAAVIRWPSSDRDLVELGSEQSFEVVTEADIAQAQPAPEPEPKPEPELEPKPEPKPEPKPEPPPPPAPPPPPPPPPPPPPPPPPEPEPEPEPVPEPKPEPEPVPEPKPEPEPVPEPKPEPKPEPKPEPEPKPEPPPAPTPAPAFQPPAKPPEPEKPKQDFASSVLNTLAKVEEAPPPPPKPEEKEKTTLNDAVAAALSRQKEEPKPAQTRVSSPGLTDSELAVVRDQIVRCWNPPVGAANVQDMQAVVEIVMNRDKTVGTASVTELSESATKQFGESVVRAVLRCQPLKLPDGKYGEWNKIILTFSPRDMVF, encoded by the coding sequence ATGCGCGGCCCTCTGGTCTTCTCCATTCTGTTTCACATCGCGATCCTGATCGCCGCGGTGATCCGTTGGCCCAGCAGCGACCGCGACCTCGTGGAGCTGGGCAGCGAGCAGTCGTTCGAGGTTGTGACCGAGGCCGATATCGCGCAGGCACAGCCAGCCCCCGAACCGGAACCCAAGCCGGAACCTGAGCTCGAGCCTAAACCAGAGCCCAAGCCGGAACCGAAACCGGAGCCGCCGCCGCCGCCTGCGCCGCCACCTCCGCCACCGCCGCCGCCTCCGCCTCCGCCTCCGCCTCCGCCGGAGCCTGAGCCGGAACCGGAACCTGTGCCGGAACCCAAGCCGGAACCGGAACCTGTGCCGGAGCCCAAGCCGGAACCGGAGCCTGTGCCGGAGCCCAAGCCTGAGCCGAAACCGGAACCGAAACCCGAGCCTGAGCCGAAGCCGGAACCGCCGCCGGCCCCGACACCCGCGCCTGCCTTCCAGCCGCCGGCCAAACCGCCGGAGCCGGAGAAGCCGAAGCAGGACTTTGCGTCCTCGGTTCTGAATACGCTGGCAAAGGTCGAAGAGGCGCCGCCTCCGCCACCGAAGCCGGAGGAGAAGGAAAAGACGACGCTGAATGATGCGGTCGCCGCCGCGCTGAGCCGGCAGAAGGAGGAACCGAAGCCTGCACAGACCCGTGTGTCCTCCCCCGGGCTGACCGATTCCGAACTGGCCGTTGTTCGGGATCAGATCGTGCGTTGCTGGAATCCGCCGGTCGGTGCGGCGAATGTTCAGGACATGCAGGCGGTGGTCGAGATCGTCATGAACCGGGACAAGACGGTGGGAACTGCCAGCGTCACAGAATTGTCGGAATCGGCTACTAAGCAGTTCGGTGAAAGTGTCGTTCGTGCGGTTCTGCGGTGTCAGCCGCTGAAACTACCGGATGGCAAATATGGTGAATGGAACAAGATCATTCTGACCTTCTCGCCGCGGGATATGGTTTTCTGA
- the ybgF gene encoding tol-pal system protein YbgF encodes MTVMTAKRRNPSIRTALVACAIAVTVLGSAAPTPAPAQDLSREIQNLKRDLADLQRYIYRGQTGPAPSSLAPQDSASPGGDAVTGDIAARLQVRIQELERRMRDTTGQVEEVQFKMRQMEQRLETAMKDIEFRLTRLEGGNPVPPNQSGATSSLGQTTEQTGGQAADASQSNGQQLIPVPGSGTTIISSSGTESAGSGGNAPQGGTLGTLIVDAQGNVVGGQANLQATQGSTPPATAGSDTSSAPSLPSIVQSSGPVEGGDIASAGSNATAALPSEPQALYDHSLGLMRQGDYADAEAALKVFLDKHGEHQLASAALYWLGETYYVRSNYRDAAFSFVDVYSRFPKSAKAPDSLLKLGMSLNALGNKSEACSAFSTLRSEYPNARRAVLKLAEDRGAQYGC; translated from the coding sequence ATGACAGTAATGACAGCCAAACGGCGTAATCCCTCCATCCGGACCGCGCTGGTTGCGTGCGCGATTGCGGTTACCGTTCTCGGTTCCGCGGCACCGACACCCGCCCCGGCGCAGGACCTTTCCCGCGAAATCCAGAACCTGAAGCGCGATCTGGCGGATCTTCAGCGTTACATCTATCGCGGACAGACCGGGCCCGCCCCTAGCAGTCTGGCGCCTCAGGATAGCGCCAGCCCGGGCGGCGATGCCGTCACCGGCGATATCGCGGCGCGCCTCCAGGTCCGGATTCAGGAGCTGGAACGCCGCATGCGCGACACGACGGGCCAGGTCGAAGAAGTCCAGTTCAAGATGCGTCAGATGGAACAGCGCCTTGAAACGGCGATGAAGGATATCGAGTTTCGGTTGACGCGACTTGAAGGGGGAAATCCGGTGCCCCCGAACCAGTCCGGGGCGACGAGTTCCCTTGGGCAGACAACCGAACAGACAGGCGGACAGGCAGCGGACGCGTCGCAATCCAACGGGCAGCAGCTGATTCCGGTTCCGGGATCCGGTACGACCATCATCTCTTCCTCCGGAACGGAGAGCGCCGGCAGCGGTGGCAACGCGCCGCAAGGCGGGACGCTGGGTACTCTGATCGTCGATGCCCAGGGCAATGTCGTCGGTGGGCAGGCCAATTTGCAGGCGACGCAAGGTTCGACACCGCCGGCAACGGCCGGATCCGACACCAGTTCGGCACCGTCTCTGCCTTCGATCGTGCAGAGTTCCGGTCCGGTAGAGGGTGGCGATATCGCCTCGGCGGGTTCCAACGCGACCGCGGCCCTGCCGTCTGAGCCGCAGGCCCTCTATGACCATAGTCTCGGGCTGATGCGTCAGGGCGATTACGCCGATGCGGAAGCGGCCCTGAAGGTCTTCCTCGACAAGCATGGTGAGCATCAGCTTGCCTCCGCCGCGTTATATTGGCTAGGTGAGACATATTATGTTCGCAGCAACTATCGGGACGCCGCCTTCTCCTTTGTGGATGTCTATTCCCGGTTCCCGAAGAGCGCCAAGGCACCGGACAGCCTGTTGAAACTTGGCATGTCCCTGAATGCGCTGGGCAACAAGTCCGAAGCGTGCTCCGCGTTCAGCACGTTGCGGAGCGAATATCCCAATGCACGCCGTGCCGTGTTGAAACTGGCGGAAGACCGGGGCGCACAATACGGCTGCTGA
- a CDS encoding class I SAM-dependent methyltransferase → MSAERRHGLWHLLSRAGVYDTLQAVLGAEKWRRALIEDHAKPLAGERILDLGCGTGALRRYVRQADYLGIDRNPDYIAAASERYPPASDWMAADVADLAAIEPGRFDVVVGAGLLHHLDDTVSQEMIRTAASLLKPGGRLAMLDPVFIDGQHPIARRLAELDRGCHVRRPDEYRALLSPVFQSVEIVIRDDLLNLPYNHAISIGRRPNQGDHGA, encoded by the coding sequence ATGAGCGCCGAACGCCGTCACGGACTTTGGCACCTGCTGTCCCGGGCCGGTGTGTATGACACGCTGCAGGCGGTTCTGGGGGCGGAGAAGTGGCGCCGCGCCCTGATCGAGGATCATGCCAAGCCCTTGGCTGGGGAACGCATTCTGGACCTCGGTTGCGGGACCGGTGCGCTGCGCCGCTACGTTCGGCAGGCGGACTACCTGGGCATTGACCGGAATCCGGACTACATCGCCGCAGCGTCGGAACGGTACCCACCCGCATCCGATTGGATGGCGGCCGATGTCGCCGATCTGGCGGCAATCGAACCCGGCAGGTTCGACGTCGTCGTCGGCGCCGGGCTGCTGCATCATCTCGACGATACCGTCTCGCAGGAGATGATCAGGACGGCCGCTAGCCTGCTTAAGCCGGGCGGACGCCTGGCCATGCTGGACCCGGTCTTCATCGACGGTCAGCACCCCATCGCCCGCCGACTCGCCGAGTTGGATCGTGGATGCCATGTCCGGCGGCCGGATGAATACAGGGCTCTGCTGTCACCGGTCTTCCAATCGGTCGAAATCGTCATCCGCGATGACTTGCTGAACCTGCCATATAATCACGCGATCTCGATCGGCCGCAGGCCGAACCAAGGCGATCATGGAGCCTGA
- a CDS encoding DUF3095 domain-containing protein, with protein MARPAAHDDRFYTDLPPFEDFDRVADPSAFLPVPDDWHVVLADIRGSTRAIAEGRYKDVNMLGAACITAACNAAADVAPDIDIAYIFGGDGATLLIPGSLLDPIRSALLGAANLARREFDLELRIGAVAVRELRADGVDVTLGKLRLSPGNELAAAGGGGVLRAERLIKSDPVEGGRYRFSVDSLAKEPDMTGLSCRWEPLNARLGVMLCLIVLARPRDPEARRSVYNGVLQEVERILGGDLTSASPVTVKTMRFRWIPNGLRMEARLTRGQRPTWRRYLWLLFESLVQFLLEKFNWSAGGYDAPSYRKELRANSDYRRFDDVLRLTLDCSPEQADAIEALLERLREVGEIVYGTHRADHALMTCLVFNLDEGEHVHFVDGGDGGFTAASLSFKAQLNSLE; from the coding sequence ATGGCAAGACCGGCGGCGCATGACGACCGCTTCTATACCGACTTGCCGCCTTTCGAGGATTTCGACCGGGTGGCGGATCCGTCGGCCTTTTTGCCGGTGCCGGACGATTGGCACGTGGTTCTGGCCGACATTCGCGGGTCGACGCGCGCCATCGCGGAGGGTCGTTACAAGGACGTCAACATGCTGGGCGCGGCGTGCATCACGGCCGCCTGCAATGCGGCTGCGGATGTGGCCCCGGATATCGATATAGCCTATATCTTCGGTGGGGACGGGGCGACATTGCTCATTCCGGGCTCGTTGCTCGATCCGATACGGTCCGCCCTGCTGGGTGCGGCGAACCTTGCACGGCGGGAGTTCGACCTGGAACTCCGTATCGGTGCCGTGGCGGTCCGTGAACTGCGCGCGGACGGTGTCGACGTGACGCTGGGCAAACTGCGTCTGTCCCCGGGCAACGAGCTGGCCGCTGCCGGCGGCGGGGGCGTGTTGCGGGCAGAGCGTCTGATCAAGTCTGATCCGGTGGAGGGCGGGCGCTACCGCTTCTCGGTGGACTCACTGGCCAAAGAACCGGACATGACCGGTCTGTCCTGCCGCTGGGAACCCCTGAATGCGCGCTTGGGCGTCATGCTGTGCCTGATCGTCCTAGCGCGGCCCCGGGATCCTGAGGCCCGGCGTTCGGTCTATAACGGGGTCCTGCAGGAGGTGGAACGCATACTCGGTGGAGACCTCACTTCGGCGAGTCCGGTTACGGTGAAGACGATGCGGTTCCGCTGGATACCGAACGGCTTGCGCATGGAAGCCCGTCTGACACGGGGGCAGCGACCGACCTGGCGACGTTACCTGTGGCTGCTGTTCGAAAGCCTCGTTCAGTTCCTGCTCGAAAAGTTCAACTGGTCGGCTGGCGGATACGATGCGCCATCCTATCGAAAGGAGTTGCGCGCCAATTCCGATTATCGGCGTTTCGATGACGTGTTGCGACTGACGCTGGATTGTTCACCGGAGCAGGCCGATGCCATCGAGGCCTTGCTGGAACGGCTGCGAGAGGTCGGCGAGATTGTATATGGCACTCACCGCGCGGATCATGCATTGATGACCTGTCTGGTGTTTAATCTGGACGAGGGCGAACACGTCCATTTCGTGGACGGCGGGGATGGCGGCTTCACCGCCGCGAGCCTGTCGTTCAAGGCGCAGCTCAACAGTCTGGAGTGA
- a CDS encoding OmpA family protein, translated as MRLKVIALLAAATLVAACSTNEEEAVATNDTGNTQTAQPAPPPPPPAPSGPAEGSIEQFMQVAGDRVFFAYDSSELSAQAQSTLDAQAAWLAAFPAVTITIEGHADERGTDDYNLALSARRAAAARDYLIARGISAGRIETLPLGESRPVATGSNEASWAQNRRSVTVLTGGYSS; from the coding sequence ATGCGCTTGAAAGTTATTGCCTTGCTGGCCGCCGCGACCCTGGTCGCCGCTTGCTCGACCAACGAGGAAGAAGCCGTCGCGACGAACGACACCGGCAACACCCAAACGGCTCAGCCGGCGCCGCCGCCGCCGCCGCCCGCCCCGTCGGGTCCGGCCGAAGGCTCGATCGAACAGTTCATGCAGGTCGCCGGGGACCGCGTCTTCTTCGCTTACGATAGCTCCGAGCTGTCGGCACAGGCGCAGAGCACGCTGGACGCGCAGGCCGCTTGGCTTGCGGCATTCCCGGCCGTTACCATCACCATCGAAGGTCACGCGGATGAGCGTGGTACCGACGATTACAACTTGGCTCTCAGCGCCCGCCGCGCCGCTGCCGCCCGCGATTATCTGATCGCACGCGGTATTTCGGCCGGCCGGATCGAGACCCTGCCGCTGGGTGAAAGCCGCCCGGTCGCGACCGGTTCGAACGAAGCCTCCTGGGCTCAGAACCGCCGTTCCGTGACCGTGCTGACCGGTGGCTACAGCAGCTAA